ATCTGCCGCAGACTTCGGCGAACGCCAGCGCGAGAAGGAGAAGGAAAACTCCTTCAACCGCACGCGCCGCGGCTTCAACTAAACCGCAAGCAAGTAACGACGAGAGGCTCCTACGGGAGCCTCTTCTCTTTGTCTCAATTCTGGCACTCTGTTGCGTCACTCAAAGCTCGCCACCCAGAACTCATCACTCGAATCAGCACCACAGGCGTATGCTTCCCCCATGCGCCTCGCCGTTGCCACAGCACTTCTTCTCGCGACCACCACCGCCCACGCGCTCGACACCAAAGCCTCGCTCGTCGATGTGCCAAAGCAGTCCGCGATCATTGCGAAGAACGCCGCGCTTGCGCCCGTGCTCGCCAAGCTCTACCGCTGCTCTGCATCAACGCTCATCCCCGCACCCACCGGCCGCATGGAGATCCCACGCCACTACCTCAACGGCTCCAGCGGCCCCGTCAACCCCGCCGAGCATGAAGCTACCGAACTCTACGTCCACTTCGAAACCCGCGTCACCGCTGGCGCAAACCGCTTCCTCGCCACCGGCGACGATGCCGAAGCTCAATGCGCGATCGCACAGCTAGACGCATGGGCCAAAGGCAATACACTCACCGACTACGATCCGCGCGAGAGTTCGCAAGCCTGGTATCAGTCCGAGTGGACGCTCGCCTCCGCCGGCGTCGCGATGACCGTGCTCGTCAACGATCCGAAGCTCGATCCCGCCGCCACCGCGCGCATCATTGCATGGCTCGACAAAGCCGCGCACAAGCTCATCGATTTCGAGCGCCCCGGCCGCGACACGAACAACCATCACTACTGGCGTGCGCAGGCCGCGACCTCCATCGGCATCCTCGCCAACGATCGCAAGCTCT
Above is a genomic segment from Granulicella cerasi containing:
- a CDS encoding alginate lyase family protein, giving the protein MRLAVATALLLATTTAHALDTKASLVDVPKQSAIIAKNAALAPVLAKLYRCSASTLIPAPTGRMEIPRHYLNGSSGPVNPAEHEATELYVHFETRVTAGANRFLATGDDAEAQCAIAQLDAWAKGNTLTDYDPRESSQAWYQSEWTLASAGVAMTVLVNDPKLDPAATARIIAWLDKAAHKLIDFERPGRDTNNHHYWRAQAATSIGILANDRKLYSFGIDAYKNAIAEIDQRGAFPQEMARHENAIHYQAFALQPLLIIAQLASRQGDDLFTYSAHGRTVRDAIVFLGKAVDDPTLVKPYTDDVQKLDIKPGDMSATAFFVQRFGTAGLPPAIAHAATTPSFVTRVGGNLQLFTAK